In Geotrypetes seraphini chromosome 11, aGeoSer1.1, whole genome shotgun sequence, the genomic window ATGCAGGGGGGTTCAATATAATTGTTTAGTTTAGAGTATGAGCCTTGGAGATTAGTGATTTAACATACTCTCTCCTATTATtgtggacttgtataccaccatttatgactttggcatttcaaagcttacattAAAAGCgatgggtcacaaggagcagcactgggatttgttctcacaacctctgggagcagaggcagcagctcaaccagtgagctacAGCCCTTGTACATGGCCCACGCACATCCCTTCTTTTGACTGTATCTTATTGCTCTTCCCCACAGGGACTTCtgcccttccctttttactgCACACTTCAGATTTTTCTCTGGTGGCAAAACAAAGAATGAGGTAGCACTTCCTCACCACGAAGGATTACAGACAGAAGAGAAACTGACCTAACCCGTTCTTACCCAACCCATCTGTCAATGCTAAAACATATGAGGTTTTAGGTTCAGCCCTCAAGCACAGTTTGAATAGCTGCAGAAGGATCAGAAAGCAACAAGGAGATACAGAAAGAGGAGTCTGGAAAGGAGGGAGGACAAAACAGACAGGGATCTGTGAAGAGAGAGAAGGTGAAGGGAGAGACTGCAACACAGAGCCATAAGAGAAGAGAAGAAACGCTTACAGAAACATTGCAACAGTCCCTTCCCTTTTTCACCATACAGTGCTTTTCCACTGTGTTAATCTTGGTGGCAGATACTGAGTCAGTCATCAAGAGACGCTTGTTTCTGGAAATTTGGAATTTGATATTCCTTCTGTATTTGATATTCAATCTACTTATTGGACACAAAACCAGTTACCTAGATGGATTACCGTTCAGTGATCTTCCCACTGGGAATCATCCGCTTTTTTCAGATCTTCCTGTCCTGCACCGCTTTCAGCCTGGTGGCCAGTGTGAATGCATATGATGGCTCCTACGGTGCGTGGTGTATGTTCACCTGGATCTTCTGCTTCATTGTCACCATTTTCATTGTGCTGCTGGAACTAACTGGAGTTTGCCGCAAGATTCCAATATCCTGGGAGGACTTTACTTCTGCATTCTCCATGCTGGCAACACTCATGATCTTCACCACATCCATCATCTATCCTTCTGTCTATCTCAAGGGTGGCTGCAGTGGTCATGTATGTGCATGCATGGGTTCTGCCACAGCTATGTCAATCCTGTGTTTCATTGCCTATGCAGCAGAGGTGGGAATAACCAGGGCCAAACCAGGAGAAATCAGCGGTTTCTTATCTACCATTCCTGGACTCCTGAAGGTTTTTGAGGCTTATGTTGCTTGTTTGATCTTCTCCCTGGTGGATAACGGTAATTTATACAATGCCGATTCTGGTCGCCAATGGTGCATGGCAGTCTACTGCATTTGTTTCATCATCACCATGCTCATCATCTTCCTCACCATTGGTCGGCTTCTGGCCAGTCTGCCTATCCCATTTGAGAAGTTTCTTATTGGTTACAATATGTTGGCTGTCTTGATGTACCTTTCAGCTGCTATTGTTTGGCCAATATTCTCTTTTAGAAATAATGGCACCAGACCCAGTGTCTGTGATTATGTGTCAACTTGCACATGGAACAGCCTTCTTGGGGCAACTTTCCTCACCTACATCAACCTCATTGCATATATCATGGACCTTGTTTATTCTACTAAGATGGTCTTTTTCACATAGCGTGGACAACTCTCAAATATGTTTTGCAGAACTGTTTGGAATGTGTGTTGGAAATGAGGTACATATCATCAACTCCCACTTTAATGCATCAACCTAAATCAGGGATAGGTAGGTCTGGTCTTCAAGTGCACAAACCTGTCAAGGTTTCGAGATATTCACAGTGAATATCAGTGAGATGAATTTGTATGCATATTCAAGGTAGCTGTCCTTAAACCTCAACTGGTTTCTGGTACCTGAGACCAGAGCTGCCTGCCTCTGCCGTAGATGAACTCTTTTGGAGAAGTTAAGAAGCACATTGCCCTTTGTAACTGACATGAGAAGCTACCTTTCCATGATCAGAACACTTGTCCATCATAGCTTTCCCAAACCAGCTTAGCTGCAGCCTTTAGATGACAGCAATTTTCTAAATATGAACTTTTGGATGTACAGAACCATTTAACCCTTAGGACTGTCCAAAACCTAGGCACCATGAGGATGTAGGAACTCAGATTTAGAAAACCTCTCCTTTTCTTTGGATATGTAAGAACACAAAAGCTCACTCCCAGTCCTATCACACAGACACACACCTGCACAAGCACTGCCAGACTTTGGAACTGAAACTCCATTAAGCTGGTACCTGCATGGATTTCTGATCCTGCATCCCTCAAATTTCCTTAACAATTATTTGACTGGGAGTGCCTAAGCAGAGtcaattttttaatgttttcttttaCTTAGCAGTTTACCAGTATTCCACTTCCTTTTGGATTTCCAGCTCAGTTGGAAGCAGTTGGTGCCATGATTTGAGGGCATTTTAATCATTTGGGGGATTTTTAATTTGGAGgtattatcatttatattatatTGGTTATGAGGAGGAAGGAGGTGGATGCAGAGAAGGGTGTTTTCTGTTGTTTGTACTCTGCTTCTATTGTTTTAACTTGTAAGCAGCATATAAAATTTTTACAACATACGATGTGCTTTCATGAACAACCACATGTTTTTCCTATGTAATGTCCTccagggccagttttagacattgtggggcccagggcagaaattaagaggGCCCCAACCCCTTCTCCTttttgtcctccccccccccaccaatcccCTCACCATGCTGCTATTTTTATATCTTCCACCAGACAGGAGGACACAAGTCACTCTTTatctttctgtggtgttgcatcgTGTGCAGTATCTGGCTTCTTAAGGGTTccatttaatttttgtctacatatgtTATATTTTTATCTATTAACCTTTAGAGTGGAATAACACAGCTAtgacactactttatcctaaattaaaaataaaattcttttttctacctgtgTGGTCTtgtcatttaggccctcttttactaagccacagtagaaacctctattgtggccCGGGGCCCTAAATGCCCCAACGCACATAGGAATTCAacgagcattggaacatttagcactccaagccatggtagaaacctctaccgcggcttagtaaaagggggtgttaATTTTCTAATCAAGTTAATTCCAgtctctgttttctgctttcctctgtcttctcttaattcTGCTTTGCTAGGGTTTATAGTCCATTTACCATttttctctcttctgtcttcttcATTTCATCCATTACATCCAGCTCCAGCATTGatcttttcctttcattttttctatttatttttctgtctctctgtccagaTTTCATTATTACTACCCAGTCTTCAAATCCTTCTTTTTATTACATCTACCTAAAGGtcttcatctctttccctcaccctggtcctcctattccctttccccttcctcatATTTCTCAGACTTTCATTAACTGTGTCCTCTCCTCCTTCtatcttctctctttcctcctatTCTATCcagtctcctccctctctctctccctcgttctttccccttccatccactgtttccctcccctctctccacttctatCCAGTAttgtccctttctcccttccattcAAAATCTCTTCTCTTTTCCACCCTTCTCCACAACAGCCATCAaggatctcctctgtctctctcccttatGGCCCCACAATCCATTGTCTTCTCTATTTCTTGCCCATCTAACATGCCCTTTTGTCTCATCCCCCAGCATTGCCCTGTCTCCCCAGCCATTCAGCATCCCCTGTCTCTCACCCAACACTCCTGTCCCATACTTTTTTCTTTCCTCCATCATACTACATAGTCATATCCCTACTGTTGTCCCATTCTCTCCACCTCTTCCTCTTGGTCACTCATGGAAGCCTCTTCCTGGTCCCTTCCTTCTGGAGTGCCTGTAGGAATTGGGAGCTCACTTTCCTGCCTGTCACCCGTGCTGTGGAGCCCTAACCCTATGTGTGCCGCTACCAACTTCCTACCCTTCCTGCCTGTCACTTATTTGCTCTCCCTCCCTCTGCCCCTGTAGCATGCAAACAAGACTAACCCATGCTGCTGAAggcctccttcctcctcctcctcctcatgatgtaactttccATTTCgtggagggaagaggagggaagctGGCAGCAGCACACACAATAGGGACCCATTGCATGGGTTAGATTTGTTTGTATGCTGCTGCGGTGGTGTCAGGAGAGAGAGAACAGCAATTGAAAGACAggcagggtagggttaccatatatgtCCGGATTTATGCAGACATGTcatctttttaaaggactgtatGGGGGGGCAAGGCAATTTttgaaaacccagcagtttgtctgggtttaggaACTTGGAGTTGCATCTGGAGGGCGTCCACACATGTGCACATATTTGTGAAGTCATCacgtcacatctgtgcatgctcggaggccctatAGACGCAGCCCTAAGCTCACTGAATGAGAGTTCATGCAGGGGTGGGGCTGGGCCAGgtccacatgtcctcttttttgtgtgaacaaatatggtaaccccaaggcagagaagagagagagcCTCACCTCACCAGGCAGTCGGGGCCCCTTgtagctgtggggcccagggcaactgccctgtttgcctCCCCCTAACGCCAGCCCTGATGGCCTCTCCCACCTGCATTTTATTCCAGTCATCCTAGGGACAGTCCTAAGCTGGGAGTCATGCATGAGAACATTTTCTGGGATCCAGCACCAGGTGTTGCATTTATGTCCACAGGCTGTGAATGCTACCTGCACAGTGAGCAAAAGACCTAAGCTTGGAACTATAACCAATTCTTCTGCATGGCAATGAACAGCACCGGCAATGATTCGCCAGGCCAGCCTGGTGTTTAAGAATTTTGAAGGCAAGTGTCTCTTTCAAAATGCAATAACAATCAGAAAGATAATGGTGAATAATAACGATGTTTATGTCTTCTGTTTGCCCATATAATTCTCtagtaaaaatttatttataccaCTGCAGTATAAAAACCTTGATAATGTCAAAATTCTGGCTTGGTCTGATTCTTAGGTCTTCTTTAGTTTTTGTCATAATACATTTTTGGATACTTTTATTAAATTGCATTAAGTCTTAACACGTGTTTAGTGTACCAGAAACAGACTATTGCACAGCTAGTTCAAACATTTTGTGGTATTTTGCCTGTTAGTGCATGCTACCTCATGTGTTAGGTATTTTATGTTTATACTTTTTTTCAAAGGGGTGTGCCATGGGAAGAGAATGGACAAGGAAGCATTAACCAGCTAGTGCGTTTGCATTACTGCCCACTAACTGGTTAATATGTGGAGTTAATGCAAAAGCACCTACTGCCTCTTCAATATGAGTCAATAAGTGATGCAGTGCTATCTTTTTCAGGTAATGcacgctaatggcaacattagcacatgacctgaacaaaaaaatgattgaaaatgccTTAAATACTGCCACAATAGAAATGGGCCTAGCGTGCGGGAAAGTCTCCATTAAAATGTGCTAAACCCAGTTCCTAACACGTCTTACACAGATGCCAAGTTATCTggttccaggctggagactttTTAGTCAATCTTGGTTTTGAACTTATATTTCAAAGTAgtatgggatttgtagtgcctgatcctgcccaTTGACGTCaatgctgcaagtcccataatgcaacaGAATAAGGTGGTTAGAAATGAGTCAGGATCTAGCAAAGCCTGAAGAACAGTCCGGTAATTGGAAACTTCAATTTactgctaaaaaatgcagggtcatgtacTTGGGCTCCAAAAATCCAAGAGAATGGTATAATATAGAGCAGGACTTGCGGGTGATTATgactgatgatcttaaggtggcaaaacaggtagaaaagatgaTGGTCAAAGCCAGgtggatgcttgggtgcataagaagAGGAATGGctggtaggaaaaaggaggtgatagtatGGTTGTATATGTCTCTGGTGAgcccccatttggaatactgtatacaattctggggactgcaccttcaaaaagatataccgtattttcacgtagataacgcgcacccgtgtaaaacgcgcacacgggtatagcgcgcaggaaacacaaatttatgtaaagaaatttttatataccgcactcacgggtataccgcgcatgccgccccgactctcctctgtcTGCCCCGActatcctttcacccgccccgactttccattcactgccccgactctcctctggccaccccagcTCTACTttcggccaccccgactctcctctcccccttgaagtcctgtccccacactgaaagcctgatgccccccctcccgacgtccgattcatcatccggaaggaccgctcgcacccccaccgctcgcactcccaccccgatggaccgctcgcactcccacccgaagaaccgctcgcaccccacagcctccccccctcccccatggagaagctgtctaccttgtttccagattccagtgagcccagctgcttcctctgccggtggtcctgccccttctctgagccctgcgctacactgttcctcttccggcggtcccgccctttctctgatgtcagagaaagggtgggaccgccggaagaggaagcagcgcagcagggctcagagaaggggcaggaccgccggcagaggaagcagctgggctcactgaaatccggaaacaaggtagacagcttctccatgggggagggggggaggctgtgggggtgcgagcggttcttcgggtgggagtgcgagcggtccatcggggtgggagtgcgagcggtgggggtgcgagcggtccttccggatgatgaatcgggcgttggGCGggatgggaactatgtaaaaaaaattttatataccgcactcacgcgtataccacgcaaggttatgcacggtttgtaaaaacacgtataacacacgcgttatatgcgtgaaaatacggtaaataggatggagtctgtccagagggctgctacaaaactcattagtggtctttgtcataaagtgtatggggacagacttagagaactcAATAGGTATACTCTGAAAGAAATGCGggagagaagggatatgatagagaagtttaaatatctCCGTTGCATTAATGTACAAGAGGcaagcctttttcaaatgaaggaaacttTGGAATTAGAGGATAcagtatgaagttaagaggtgataggctcaggagtaatctaaggaaatcctttttttcagaaagggtagtagatgtgtggaatagtcttccagtagagatggtagagacaaagactgtggggtccttttattaaggtgcgctaactgatttagcacacgctaaagattagtgcgtgttaaatgctaaggcgcccatagaatataatggatgtcttagctaatctttagcgcacagtAAATCGATTagtatgccttaataaaaggacctctgtgtttgaattcaagaaa contains:
- the LOC117345821 gene encoding myeloid-associated differentiation marker homolog, whose translation is MDYRSVIFPLGIIRFFQIFLSCTAFSLVASVNAYDGSYGAWCMFTWIFCFIVTIFIVLLELTGVCRKIPISWEDFTSAFSMLATLMIFTTSIIYPSVYLKGGCSGHVCACMGSATAMSILCFIAYAAEVGITRAKPGEISGFLSTIPGLLKVFEAYVACLIFSLVDNGNLYNADSGRQWCMAVYCICFIITMLIIFLTIGRLLASLPIPFEKFLIGYNMLAVLMYLSAAIVWPIFSFRNNGTRPSVCDYVSTCTWNSLLGATFLTYINLIAYIMDLVYSTKMVFFT